In Helicobacter mastomyrinus, a single genomic region encodes these proteins:
- a CDS encoding type VI secretion system Vgr family protein, translating to MSAFLSLDINSITFTITKAHIRESLQSPFHITCNGFIESFYADIFSATFASLGKTNSPSHTIQSHTQDTDFASSAPPYSFALDQPFNLQLLQDNFALLYISNPYGNTNYHSALSISLGNTSTPIKSYKGIITHIEYLGSKSNVSLDTNNTINTIADITNTSQQKTLSSLDIPTPKSINHRHFFTFTLTSPLIRLSLNKANRIYTDKTPLDILKDILTAYTPQLCKQIDFSSLSQIDNPLEIITQYEESDLDFITRLAHNNGIYFYEDNDTLYVCHHTPYTPIPLTKVPFNPNVKTHNNLNEPCIFALTHSHHIHTKQFNFFSNDANNPQINTYMYSKYIDKQSPDIATHSASNDTSLAQEDMNNPYNYTASMQSVFIPNVSFTYQANIKSLCSNQAQHTANTQALMNAQSNIYTLCLAQRLYIESKNKSLLGNNIQDNKTQESINEYTIIALEQTLINESILADTLPSHQQANDSNISRFKDAYSNLITLLPSNLSYMPTPKPKPNPPSLMQGIVVGEEYIKAKNIKEANASIIKQSNTLYTDNFGRVKVRLHAFMAQALLTDNDIHTTPNTNNTKHSNNTHLEDDLYTLNTHTAFLRVASPIASNHSGFYHTPRVGDEVLISYLNNDIDMPIIIGSLYNPSNPALPSLPLASHQTSLSARTLNNSSALQAENTNSHHNLIESGFNEITLSNLKEQEHIYLQAQRDYEELIKHNFTQTIHNNKESQVEGTYNERIKKIHTQTIDLAKIVSIGGEYNTNVALSKDTIVGLSHTLNVGVDNKLRVAKDSSEYVGEDKEVEIGGNLNTSIKQDESRNVGGNKSEVVEGDKQEHIEGNLNITSQSQGNIYTQKGLYVESQTLSFQAKDVTNMESDSVGIDAQSDCAIQAGNQILHQVGDTSITAKGDSVIIKAGGVEVVIDSKGLVVKGGEVKAE from the coding sequence ATGAGTGCTTTTCTTTCTTTGGATATTAACTCTATCACCTTTACCATCACCAAAGCCCATATTAGAGAAAGTTTGCAGTCTCCTTTTCATATTACTTGTAATGGTTTTATAGAATCCTTTTATGCAGATATATTTTCTGCTACTTTTGCTTCTTTGGGTAAAACAAACTCTCCCTCACACACAATCCAATCTCATACCCAAGATACCGATTTTGCATCATCTGCTCCCCCTTATTCTTTTGCATTAGACCAACCTTTCAATCTCCAGCTATTGCAAGATAATTTTGCTCTATTATATATTTCTAATCCCTATGGCAACACAAACTATCATAGTGCTCTTTCTATCTCTTTAGGTAATACTTCTACCCCTATTAAATCATATAAGGGTATCATTACACATATAGAGTATTTAGGTTCTAAATCTAATGTTTCCTTAGATACAAATAACACAATCAACACTATTGCTGACATAACAAATACTTCTCAACAAAAGACACTCTCTTCCTTAGATATACCTACACCTAAATCTATAAACCATAGACATTTCTTTACCTTTACACTCACTTCTCCTCTCATAAGACTTTCACTCAATAAAGCAAATAGAATTTATACAGATAAAACACCTTTAGACATACTCAAAGATATACTCACTGCTTATACTCCACAATTATGCAAACAAATAGATTTTTCTTCTCTTAGCCAAATTGATAATCCTTTAGAGATTATCACCCAATATGAAGAATCTGATTTAGATTTTATCACACGATTAGCTCATAATAATGGTATATACTTTTATGAAGACAATGATACTTTATATGTATGTCATCACACACCCTATACTCCTATTCCTCTCACTAAAGTCCCTTTTAATCCTAATGTAAAAACACATAATAATCTTAATGAACCCTGTATTTTTGCTCTCACACATTCTCATCATATACACACAAAACAATTTAACTTCTTCAGCAATGATGCAAACAATCCTCAAATAAATACTTATATGTATTCAAAATATATTGACAAACAATCCCCAGACATTGCCACTCATTCTGCATCAAATGATACTTCTCTAGCACAAGAAGATATGAATAATCCTTATAACTATACTGCCTCTATGCAAAGTGTATTTATACCCAATGTGAGTTTTACCTATCAAGCGAATATAAAGTCTCTTTGCTCTAATCAAGCCCAACATACTGCCAATACTCAAGCTCTTATGAACGCTCAAAGCAATATCTATACACTCTGTTTAGCTCAAAGATTATATATAGAATCTAAAAATAAATCTCTTTTAGGAAATAATATTCAAGATAATAAAACACAAGAGTCTATAAATGAATATACTATCATAGCATTAGAACAAACCCTTATAAACGAATCTATTCTTGCAGATACTTTACCCTCTCATCAACAAGCCAATGATAGCAACATCTCTCGGTTCAAAGATGCTTATAGTAATCTCATTACTCTCTTGCCTTCAAACCTATCTTATATGCCTACACCCAAGCCCAAACCAAACCCTCCATCTCTTATGCAAGGTATAGTTGTAGGAGAAGAGTATATAAAAGCCAAGAATATTAAAGAGGCTAATGCAAGTATCATCAAACAGAGCAACACGCTTTATACAGATAACTTTGGCAGGGTGAAAGTAAGGCTACATGCCTTTATGGCACAAGCTTTACTCACGGATAATGATATACACACAACACCCAATACAAACAATACCAAACATTCAAACAATACTCATTTAGAAGATGATTTATATACTCTTAATACACACACAGCTTTTCTTAGAGTAGCCTCCCCTATTGCAAGTAATCATTCTGGATTCTATCATACTCCAAGAGTTGGAGATGAAGTATTAATAAGTTACTTAAATAATGATATAGATATGCCCATCATTATAGGCAGTCTCTACAATCCAAGTAATCCTGCCTTACCCTCTTTACCCTTAGCCTCTCATCAAACAAGTTTAAGTGCAAGAACTCTTAATAATAGCAGTGCATTGCAAGCAGAGAATACAAACTCTCATCACAATCTCATAGAATCTGGATTCAATGAAATCACGCTTTCAAATCTTAAAGAACAAGAACACATCTATCTTCAAGCACAAAGAGATTATGAAGAACTCATTAAGCATAACTTCACTCAAACCATACATAACAATAAAGAATCTCAAGTAGAGGGAACTTATAATGAAAGGATTAAAAAGATTCATACTCAAACCATAGACTTAGCAAAGATTGTAAGTATTGGAGGAGAATATAATACCAATGTAGCTTTATCTAAAGATACTATTGTAGGATTAAGCCATACTTTAAATGTAGGAGTAGATAATAAGCTTAGAGTAGCAAAGGATAGTAGTGAGTATGTAGGAGAGGATAAGGAGGTGGAGATAGGGGGGAATCTCAATACAAGTATCAAACAAGATGAGAGTAGGAATGTAGGGGGGAATAAGAGTGAGGTGGTGGAGGGAGATAAACAGGAACATATAGAAGGCAATCTTAATATAACTTCACAATCTCAAGGTAATATTTATACCCAAAAAGGTTTATATGTAGAATCTCAAACTTTATCTTTTCAAGCAAAAGATGTTACCAATATGGAATCAGATTCTGTGGGTATAGATGCCCAAAGTGATTGTGCTATACAAGCTGGTAACCAAATCCTTCACCAAGTAGGCGATACTTCTATTACTGCTAAGGGAGATAGTGTTATTATTAAAGCTGGTGGAGTAGAAGTAGTCATAGATTCTAAAGGATTAGTCGTTAAAGGTGGGGAGGTAAAGGCGGAGTGA
- a CDS encoding DoxX family protein produces the protein MPYNQDLGKFILRLCVGGLMLFHGIHKILNGVGGVESLIADQGLPGFLAYGVYITEVLAPIMILIGYQVRIAAIVEALGMVVAIYSVQGFDIFALNNQGAWVIESQLLFMLPCIALALIGGGKYGVSFRS, from the coding sequence ATGCCTTATAATCAAGATTTAGGAAAGTTCATATTACGTTTATGCGTAGGTGGGCTTATGCTCTTTCACGGGATTCACAAGATTCTTAATGGTGTAGGAGGGGTAGAAAGCTTGATAGCAGATCAAGGATTACCCGGATTCCTTGCCTATGGTGTGTATATCACTGAAGTGCTTGCGCCTATTATGATACTCATAGGCTATCAAGTGCGTATAGCGGCTATCGTAGAGGCTTTGGGTATGGTTGTGGCGATTTATTCAGTGCAGGGATTTGATATTTTCGCACTTAATAATCAAGGGGCGTGGGTGATAGAATCTCAACTGCTCTTTATGCTCCCCTGCATTGCCCTTGCGCTCATTGGTGGGGGCAAATATGGCGTGAGCTTTAGAAGTTAA
- a CDS encoding P-loop NTPase, with protein sequence MPTQEEISKVLSKVIYPNFSKDIVSFGFVKDIKIEADSIFIRVDIPSSVPEVKEKLKQDISENLKGIAENKTLEIEINPPKAPPTKEPQAKNIAPHIKHFVMVSSGKGGVGKSTTSVNLAIALAQQGKRVGLLDADIYGPNIPRMLGLNANKAQVDEAQKKLIPLKAFGVEMMSMGVLYDEGQSLIWRGPMIMRAIEQMLTDVLWSNLDMLVIDMPPGTGDAQLTLAQSVPVSAGVIVTTPQKVSLDDSARSLDMFDKLKIPIAGIIENMSGFICPNCGEEYDIFGKGTSEALAQNYGTIMLAQVPLEPKVREGGDNGKPITFFEPDSKGAQSYMQAAARLATFLDKVQNQNLADNKDIQPTQMKH encoded by the coding sequence ATGCCGACACAAGAAGAGATTAGCAAGGTTTTAAGCAAGGTCATTTACCCAAATTTTTCAAAGGATATTGTGAGCTTTGGCTTTGTCAAAGACATTAAAATTGAAGCAGATTCAATCTTTATCCGTGTGGATATACCCTCAAGTGTGCCTGAAGTCAAGGAAAAATTAAAGCAAGACATAAGCGAGAATCTTAAGGGTATCGCGGAAAATAAAACCCTAGAAATAGAGATTAATCCCCCTAAAGCCCCACCGACTAAAGAACCGCAAGCAAAAAATATCGCCCCTCATATCAAGCATTTTGTGATGGTAAGCTCGGGTAAGGGTGGCGTGGGGAAATCCACTACTTCTGTGAATCTTGCCATTGCTCTAGCACAGCAGGGCAAAAGGGTAGGACTGCTTGATGCAGATATTTATGGTCCTAATATCCCTAGAATGCTTGGACTAAATGCAAATAAAGCCCAAGTCGATGAAGCACAAAAAAAGCTTATCCCGCTCAAAGCCTTTGGTGTAGAGATGATGAGTATGGGTGTGCTATATGATGAGGGGCAGAGCCTTATATGGCGTGGTCCTATGATTATGCGAGCGATTGAACAAATGCTCACAGATGTGCTATGGAGCAATCTTGATATGCTTGTGATTGATATGCCTCCGGGCACGGGAGACGCGCAGCTTACCTTAGCGCAAAGTGTGCCCGTGAGTGCGGGGGTTATCGTTACCACACCACAAAAGGTAAGCCTTGATGATAGTGCGCGAAGTTTAGATATGTTTGATAAGCTTAAAATCCCAATCGCAGGGATTATCGAAAATATGAGTGGGTTTATTTGCCCAAATTGCGGCGAGGAATATGATATTTTTGGCAAAGGCACGAGTGAAGCACTCGCTCAAAACTATGGGACAATAATGTTAGCCCAAGTGCCGCTTGAGCCAAAAGTGCGTGAGGGTGGCGATAATGGAAAACCTATAACATTTTTTGAGCCAGATTCTAAAGGAGCGCAAAGCTATATGCAAGCTGCTGCACGATTAGCGACATTTTTAGACAAGGTGCAAAATCAAAATCTTGCCGATAATAAGGACATTCAGCCTACACAAATGAAACATTAG
- a CDS encoding VgrG protein, which produces MKSTLILTSRIQSIQSKRSKKHNFTQTIHNNKESQVEGTYNERIKKIHTQTIDLAKIVSIGGEYNTNVALSKDTIVGLSHTLNVGVDNKVRIAKKSSEYVGEDKEVEIGGKLNISIEQDESRNVGGDSKNQINKGYELYAANGISLNAEQQFNLSAKNYIDLSSTEDFSLQTKKQLTQVADSSYANIESNYSVNAGNTIIHQVGDTSITAKGDSVIIKAGGVEVVIDSKGLVVKGGEVKAE; this is translated from the coding sequence ATGAAATCAACACTTATTTTAACATCAAGAATCCAAAGTATCCAAAGCAAGAGGAGTAAAAAGCATAACTTCACTCAAACCATACATAACAATAAAGAATCTCAAGTAGAAGGAACTTATAATGAAAGGATTAAAAAGATTCATACTCAAACCATAGATTTAGCAAAGATTGTAAGTATTGGAGGAGAATATAATACCAATGTAGCTTTATCTAAAGATACCATTGTAGGATTAAGCCATACTTTAAATGTAGGAGTAGATAACAAAGTAAGGATTGCAAAGAAGAGTAGCGAATATGTAGGAGAGGATAAGGAGGTGGAGATAGGGGGGAAACTCAATATAAGTATAGAACAAGATGAGAGTAGGAATGTAGGGGGAGATAGCAAAAATCAAATCAATAAAGGTTATGAGCTTTATGCTGCAAATGGTATTAGTCTTAATGCAGAACAACAATTTAATCTTAGTGCTAAAAATTACATTGATTTATCAAGCACTGAAGATTTTAGCCTACAAACAAAAAAACAGCTCACACAAGTAGCAGATTCTAGTTATGCTAACATAGAATCTAATTATAGCGTTAATGCTGGTAACACTATAATTCACCAAGTAGGAGACACTTCTATTACTGCTAAGGGAGATAGTGTTATTATTAAAGCTGGTGGAGTAGAAGTAGTCATAGATTCTAAAGGATTAGTCGTTAAAGGTGGGGAGGTAAAGGCGGAATGA
- a CDS encoding ribonuclease domain-containing protein: MSKLNSEPIKIQVRDVNYNPIQNATIKVIERKTNKILYNEESLNGEVILDDIENLKSCHAFRVEIQHPHYKPAPKTNSSCVREAHRGKYHTLEYHYQDKLLVSNVYAEIREQIQNTCEDNNANTICLPKRIYDIDNHTLIEQEALQAMNNLQIHLKAYYNQDTIPNKEKQSNEQKRIYQEQKKETRWGYIVFDKDEDIDFKLTELTQNSTIPITHLKEFKRVYKEDSITKSENINKIDTKITQILNNANQDSNINNAQSQDYLLGEEIQIAFKEEWQDKQIRFFAYIEGAKSDVSVDVEKKVYRYAIITHIIKSESDASTINTSDSSSFTWQDVVIGIIALIPAVKGARIIYNISGFITKRALRMRSIQNKTTIQQYEHKIIRYIARSINRVAKPKYPKQSIGAMSHNVRVRYEERVRNNWKRSKGKTGKKLEAGGKWKNEIAQLPTKDSKGNPIFYREHDISIASSKNGRGTERIVTGHNKDGNVLYDYIYYTPNHYYDFIHLIPK; the protein is encoded by the coding sequence ATGTCAAAGCTAAATTCTGAACCTATTAAAATACAAGTAAGAGATGTTAATTATAATCCTATTCAGAATGCTACGATAAAAGTTATTGAAAGAAAAACCAACAAAATTCTCTACAATGAAGAAAGCCTCAATGGAGAAGTTATCCTAGATGACATAGAAAATCTTAAAAGTTGCCACGCTTTTAGAGTGGAGATACAACATCCTCATTATAAACCTGCTCCTAAAACTAATTCCTCTTGCGTTAGAGAAGCACACAGAGGAAAATATCATACCCTAGAATATCATTATCAAGATAAACTTTTAGTGAGCAATGTATATGCAGAAATAAGAGAACAAATACAAAATACTTGTGAGGATAATAATGCAAATACAATATGTCTGCCAAAGAGAATCTATGATATAGACAATCATACATTGATAGAACAAGAAGCATTACAGGCAATGAATAATCTACAAATCCACCTCAAAGCTTACTATAACCAAGATACTATTCCAAACAAAGAAAAACAAAGCAATGAACAAAAACGCATTTATCAAGAGCAAAAGAAAGAGACGAGGTGGGGATATATAGTATTTGATAAAGATGAAGATATTGATTTTAAGCTTACAGAACTTACTCAAAACTCTACTATACCTATAACACACCTTAAAGAATTTAAAAGAGTTTATAAAGAAGATTCTATAACAAAATCTGAAAATATTAATAAAATAGATACAAAAATTACACAAATACTAAACAATGCAAATCAAGATTCTAATATTAATAATGCACAATCACAAGATTATCTCTTAGGAGAAGAAATACAAATAGCCTTCAAAGAAGAGTGGCAAGATAAGCAGATAAGATTTTTTGCTTATATAGAGGGTGCCAAAAGTGATGTTAGTGTGGATGTGGAGAAAAAAGTATATCGTTATGCTATAATAACCCACATTATTAAAAGTGAAAGCGATGCTTCTACAATAAATACTTCAGATTCCTCATCATTTACTTGGCAAGATGTGGTTATTGGCATTATTGCATTAATTCCTGCAGTAAAAGGTGCAAGGATTATATATAACATAAGTGGTTTTATCACAAAAAGAGCCCTAAGAATGAGAAGCATACAAAACAAAACAACTATTCAACAGTATGAGCATAAAATCATTCGATATATTGCTCGCTCTATTAATAGAGTAGCTAAACCTAAATATCCAAAACAAAGCATTGGTGCAATGTCGCATAATGTAAGGGTTAGATATGAGGAGAGAGTAAGGAACAATTGGAAACGTAGCAAAGGTAAAACAGGTAAAAAGCTTGAAGCGGGTGGTAAGTGGAAAAATGAAATAGCACAACTCCCTACCAAAGATTCTAAAGGTAATCCTATCTTTTATAGGGAACACGATATAAGTATAGCAAGCAGTAAAAATGGTAGAGGTACAGAGAGGATTGTAACAGGACACAATAAAGATGGTAATGTGTTGTATGACTATATCTACTATACACCCAATCATTATTATGATTTCATACATTTGATACCAAAATAA
- a CDS encoding type VI secretion system Vgr family protein: protein MSAFLSLDINSITFTITKAHIRESLQSPFHITCNGFIESFYADIFSATFASLGKTNSPSHTIQSHTQDTDFASSAPPYSFALDQPFNLQLLQDNFALLYISNPYGNTNYHSALSISLGNTSTPIKSYKGIITHIEYLGSKSNVSLDTNNTINTIADITNTSQQKTLSSLDIPTPKSINHRHFFTFTLTSPLIRLSLNKANRIYTDKTPLDILKDILTAYTPQLCKQIDFSSLSQIDNPLEIITQYEESDLDFITRLAHNNGIYFYEDNDTLYVCHHTPYTPIPLTKVPFNPNVKTHNNLNEPCIFALTHSHHIHTKQFNFFSNDANNPQINTYMYSKYIDKQSPDIATHSASNDTSLAQEDMNNPYNYTASMQSVFIPNVSFTYQANIKSLCSNQAQHTANTQALMNAQSNIYTLCLAQRLYIESKNKSLLGNNIQDNKTQESINEYTIIALEQTLINESILADTLPSHQQANDSNISRFKDAYSNLITLLPSNLSYMPTPKPKPNPPSLMQGIVVGEEYIKAKNIKEANASIIKQSNTLYTDNFGRVKVRLHAFMAQALLTDNDIHTTPNTNNTKHSNNTHLEDDLYTLNTHTAFLRVASPIASNHSGFYHTPRVGDEVLISYLNNDIDMPIIIGSLYNPSNPALPSLPLASHQTSLSARTLNNSSALQAENTNSHHNLIESGFNEITLSNLKEQEHIYLQAQRDYEELIKHNFTQTIHNNKESQVEGTYNERIKKIHTQTIDLAKIVSIGGEYNTNVALSKDTIVGLSHTLNVGVDNKLRVAKDSSEYVGEDKEVEIGESQYKYQTR from the coding sequence ATGAGTGCTTTTCTTTCTTTGGATATTAACTCTATCACCTTTACCATCACCAAAGCCCATATTAGAGAAAGTTTGCAGTCTCCTTTTCATATTACTTGTAATGGTTTTATAGAATCCTTTTATGCAGATATATTTTCTGCTACTTTTGCTTCTTTGGGTAAAACAAACTCTCCCTCACACACAATCCAATCTCATACCCAAGATACCGATTTTGCATCATCTGCTCCCCCTTATTCTTTTGCATTAGACCAACCTTTCAATCTCCAGCTATTGCAAGATAATTTTGCTCTATTATATATTTCTAATCCCTATGGCAACACAAACTATCATAGTGCTCTTTCTATCTCTTTAGGTAATACTTCTACCCCTATTAAATCATATAAGGGTATCATTACACATATAGAGTATTTAGGTTCTAAATCTAATGTTTCCTTAGATACAAATAACACAATCAACACTATTGCTGACATAACAAATACTTCTCAACAAAAGACACTCTCTTCCTTAGATATACCTACACCTAAATCTATAAACCATAGACATTTCTTTACCTTTACACTCACTTCTCCTCTCATAAGACTTTCACTCAATAAAGCAAATAGAATTTATACAGATAAAACACCTTTAGACATACTCAAAGATATACTCACTGCTTATACTCCACAATTATGCAAACAAATAGATTTTTCTTCTCTTAGCCAAATTGATAATCCTTTAGAGATTATCACCCAATATGAAGAATCTGATTTAGATTTTATCACACGATTAGCTCATAATAATGGTATATACTTTTATGAAGACAATGATACTTTATATGTATGTCATCACACACCCTATACTCCTATTCCTCTCACTAAAGTCCCTTTTAATCCTAATGTAAAAACACATAATAATCTTAATGAACCCTGTATTTTTGCTCTCACACATTCTCATCATATACACACAAAACAATTTAACTTCTTCAGCAATGATGCAAACAATCCTCAAATAAATACTTATATGTATTCAAAATATATTGACAAACAATCCCCAGACATTGCCACTCATTCTGCATCAAATGATACTTCTCTAGCACAAGAAGATATGAATAATCCTTATAACTATACTGCCTCTATGCAAAGTGTATTTATACCCAATGTGAGTTTTACCTATCAAGCGAATATAAAGTCTCTTTGCTCTAATCAAGCCCAACATACTGCCAATACTCAAGCTCTTATGAACGCTCAAAGCAATATCTATACACTCTGTTTAGCTCAAAGATTATATATAGAATCTAAAAATAAATCTCTTTTAGGAAATAATATTCAAGATAATAAAACACAAGAGTCTATAAATGAATATACTATCATAGCATTAGAACAAACCCTTATAAACGAATCTATTCTTGCAGATACTTTACCCTCTCATCAACAAGCCAATGATAGCAACATCTCTCGGTTCAAAGATGCTTATAGTAATCTCATTACTCTCTTGCCTTCAAACCTATCTTATATGCCTACACCCAAGCCCAAACCAAACCCTCCATCTCTTATGCAAGGTATAGTTGTAGGAGAAGAGTATATAAAAGCCAAGAATATTAAAGAGGCTAATGCAAGTATCATCAAACAGAGCAACACGCTTTATACAGATAACTTTGGCAGGGTGAAAGTAAGGCTACATGCCTTTATGGCACAAGCTTTACTCACGGATAATGATATACACACAACACCCAATACAAACAATACCAAACATTCAAACAATACTCATTTAGAAGATGATTTATATACTCTTAATACACACACAGCTTTTCTTAGAGTAGCCTCCCCTATTGCAAGTAATCATTCTGGATTCTATCATACTCCAAGAGTTGGAGATGAAGTATTAATAAGTTACTTAAATAATGATATAGATATGCCCATCATTATAGGCAGTCTCTACAATCCAAGTAATCCTGCCTTACCCTCTTTACCCTTAGCCTCTCATCAAACAAGTTTAAGTGCAAGAACTCTTAATAATAGCAGTGCATTGCAAGCAGAGAATACAAACTCTCATCACAATCTCATAGAATCTGGATTCAATGAAATCACGCTTTCAAATCTTAAAGAACAAGAACACATCTATCTTCAAGCACAAAGAGATTATGAAGAACTCATTAAGCATAACTTCACTCAAACCATACATAACAATAAAGAATCTCAAGTAGAGGGAACTTATAATGAAAGGATTAAAAAGATTCATACTCAAACCATAGACTTAGCAAAGATTGTAAGTATTGGAGGAGAATATAATACCAATGTAGCTTTATCTAAAGATACTATTGTAGGATTAAGCCATACTTTAAATGTAGGAGTAGATAATAAGCTTAGAGTAGCAAAGGATAGTAGTGAGTATGTAGGAGAGGATAAGGAGGTGGAGATAGGGGAATCTCAATACAAGTATCAAACAAGATGA
- a CDS encoding Hcp family type VI secretion system effector yields MAQPAYIKIEGVTQGLISSGASTQESIGNRYQAGHEDEIMAQEISHIVTVPTDTQSGQPSGQRVHRPFIFTCSLNKAVPLLYNALTKGERLNNVEVHWFRTSIGGGAEHYFTTKLEDAIITDIDLIMPNAQDTSNNNKTELFRVSLNYRKIIWEHVVAGTSGSDDWRNA; encoded by the coding sequence ATGGCGCAGCCAGCATATATTAAAATTGAAGGTGTTACACAAGGACTTATTTCTAGTGGGGCTTCTACGCAAGAGAGCATAGGTAATCGTTACCAAGCAGGACACGAAGATGAAATTATGGCTCAAGAGATTTCTCATATTGTAACTGTTCCCACAGATACACAAAGCGGACAACCATCAGGTCAAAGGGTGCATAGACCCTTTATTTTTACCTGTTCTCTCAATAAAGCTGTTCCTTTACTTTACAATGCCCTCACAAAGGGTGAAAGATTAAACAATGTAGAAGTGCATTGGTTTAGGACATCAATAGGTGGTGGAGCAGAACATTACTTCACTACAAAATTAGAAGATGCTATTATTACAGACATAGACCTTATTATGCCAAATGCACAAGATACAAGCAATAATAACAAAACTGAGCTCTTTAGGGTTTCTCTTAATTATCGAAAAATTATTTGGGAACATGTTGTTGCAGGAACGAGCGGAAGTGATGACTGGAGAAATGCTTAA
- a CDS encoding recombinase family protein translates to MIIAYLRVGVEKQENDKQKQLILEYAQTHQLIIDELLEATLSSKKSQEQRKIAALKSRLNKGDVLITTDLSKLGRGMLEVMNLLLELSQIGIKFIFVKQRELSTFQSNAEQLILTIYAHIAETEKEFLSMRTKEGLAAAKAQGKILGRPKGRTSISKWDKYEQEVIEYIQKDLDLGSIWKLIGKEGTYHGFYMYCRRNKKIVEALRIEKDKSTSLIARMKK, encoded by the coding sequence ATGATAATTGCATATCTTAGAGTGGGTGTTGAAAAGCAAGAGAATGATAAACAAAAACAGCTTATCTTAGAATACGCTCAAACCCATCAGCTTATTATTGATGAGCTTCTTGAAGCCACCCTTTCAAGTAAAAAAAGCCAAGAACAACGTAAAATCGCAGCCCTCAAATCAAGATTAAATAAAGGTGATGTGCTCATTACCACTGACCTTAGTAAGCTAGGGAGAGGTATGCTAGAGGTGATGAATCTCCTCTTAGAGCTATCACAAATAGGGATTAAATTTATCTTTGTTAAACAAAGAGAGTTAAGCACATTTCAAAGCAATGCAGAACAGCTTATACTCACAATATACGCCCACATTGCAGAAACTGAAAAAGAATTTTTATCTATGCGCACCAAGGAGGGTTTAGCCGCAGCAAAAGCTCAAGGTAAAATCTTAGGGCGACCCAAAGGGAGAACAAGCATAAGTAAATGGGATAAATATGAGCAAGAAGTTATCGAGTATATTCAAAAAGATTTAGATTTAGGAAGCATTTGGAAGCTCATAGGTAAGGAGGGAACTTACCACGGATTTTATATGTATTGCCGTAGGAATAAAAAAATTGTAGAAGCCTTGCGTATAGAGAAAGATAAAAGCACCTCACTTATTGCGAGAATGAAAAAGTAA